The Rhizobium sp. BT03 genome has a window encoding:
- a CDS encoding nitroreductase — protein sequence MKSDIKLIDYLAVRRSIPAFQMCEPGPEKAEIEEILRLASRVPDHGKIAPWRFIVYRGGERARLGEALLTLALETKPELSEEMIQVERARFTRAPVVVAVVSKAGPHIKIPEWEQLMSAGALCLNVILAANASGYVANWLTEWFAYDERAYPLLGVGPDEKVAGFIHIGSTTFPAIERPRPELADTVTWVGGED from the coding sequence ATGAAATCCGATATCAAGCTGATCGATTACCTCGCTGTACGCCGCTCCATCCCCGCTTTCCAGATGTGCGAACCAGGCCCCGAAAAGGCCGAAATCGAGGAAATCCTGCGTCTTGCCTCGCGTGTTCCCGATCATGGCAAGATCGCACCATGGCGCTTCATCGTCTATCGCGGCGGCGAGCGCGCCCGTCTCGGTGAGGCGCTTCTGACCTTGGCGCTCGAGACGAAACCTGAACTTTCCGAAGAGATGATCCAGGTCGAGCGCGCCCGTTTCACCCGCGCGCCCGTGGTCGTCGCGGTTGTCAGCAAGGCCGGGCCGCATATCAAGATCCCGGAATGGGAGCAGCTGATGTCGGCCGGCGCGCTTTGCCTCAACGTCATCCTCGCCGCCAATGCCAGCGGTTATGTCGCCAACTGGCTGACGGAGTGGTTCGCCTATGACGAGCGCGCCTATCCGCTGCTCGGCGTCGGGCCTGACGAAAAGGTGGCGGGTTTCATCCACATCGGCTCGACGACATTTCCGGCAATCGAGCGGCCGCGGCCGGAGCTTGCCGATACCGTGACCTGGGTCGGCGGGGAGGATTGA
- a CDS encoding GNAT family N-acetyltransferase has protein sequence MSVTIALEPPRQDGVIRLLDLSDAYAQSLYPPESNHLVDLSLLEKPSVSFLVARNGDAIVGCCALVEAGDGTAEIKRMFVDPEARGLRIAIGLMNALEAIAREKQLSAIRLETGIYQPEAIALYRKYGYRDIEPFGGYLPDPLSLFMEKRLG, from the coding sequence ATGTCCGTCACCATCGCCCTGGAGCCGCCGCGTCAGGACGGCGTCATCCGCCTTCTCGATCTTTCCGATGCCTATGCGCAGTCGCTCTATCCCCCGGAGAGCAACCATCTGGTCGATCTATCCTTGCTGGAAAAGCCGTCAGTGAGCTTCCTGGTCGCACGCAACGGCGATGCGATCGTCGGCTGCTGCGCGCTCGTCGAGGCTGGTGACGGCACGGCCGAGATCAAGCGCATGTTCGTCGATCCCGAGGCGAGAGGCCTGAGGATTGCCATCGGCCTGATGAACGCGCTCGAAGCGATCGCCAGGGAAAAGCAGCTGTCGGCAATCCGGCTCGAAACCGGCATCTACCAGCCCGAGGCAATCGCGCTCTACCGGAAATACGGTTACCGGGACATCGAGCCTTTCGGCGGCTATCTGCCGGATCCGCTCAGCCTGTTCATGGAAAAGCGGCTGGGATGA
- a CDS encoding flavin reductase family protein, with product MFYTTDENRHGLAHDPFKAIVSPRPIGWIGSKGRDGSINLAPYSFFNAVADRPKLVMFSSAGRKDSQRNAAETGVFTCNFVGRDLAEKMNLSSAALPYGESEFAFSGLTPKQAELIDAPYVGEAFAVLECRVTEIIEPKTLSGAPSENVLVFGEVVGIRIDEVIVKDGRLDMSIARPLARMGYMDYSEGSDVFEMMRPQLPKV from the coding sequence ATGTTTTACACCACCGACGAGAACCGGCACGGGCTGGCGCATGATCCGTTCAAGGCGATCGTGTCACCGCGGCCGATCGGCTGGATCGGCAGCAAGGGCAGGGACGGTTCGATCAACCTCGCACCCTATTCCTTCTTCAACGCCGTTGCCGACCGCCCGAAGCTGGTGATGTTTTCGTCCGCAGGGCGCAAGGATAGCCAGCGCAACGCGGCCGAGACCGGCGTCTTCACCTGCAATTTCGTCGGTCGCGATCTCGCCGAGAAAATGAACCTCTCCTCGGCGGCGCTGCCCTATGGCGAGAGCGAATTCGCGTTCTCCGGCCTGACGCCGAAGCAGGCCGAACTCATCGACGCGCCCTATGTCGGCGAGGCTTTCGCGGTGCTCGAATGCAGGGTGACCGAGATCATCGAGCCGAAGACGCTGTCGGGCGCGCCGTCGGAAAACGTCCTCGTCTTCGGTGAAGTGGTCGGCATCCGCATCGACGAGGTGATCGTCAAGGACGGCCGTCTCGACATGTCGATCGCCCGGCCTTTGGCCCGTATGGGCTACATGGATTACAGCGAAGGCAGCGATGTTTTCGAGATGATGCGGCCGCAGCTGCCGAAGGTTTAG
- a CDS encoding AI-2E family transporter: protein MGVFDRQKSNHEPRWLGSSAPTRTPLIPSISAARWLLVLIVAAGVYFFYGFLVPVLAALVIGFASWPLYRKLLARVGGNTTVAATIAIIMIVTFLVIPIGLAVTYTTGEVRTWVAWAIHANRAGAPTPAWIVALPWAGAYLDEAWTKYIGSPGALGEVIQAVSGANIGNIYRAVLAAGGGAFHLLLTLLFMLIALFFVYRDGFSFSKQIDMLGERILPNRWERISRVVPATISSTVMGMTLIAIGEGIVLGLAYWIAGVPSPVTLGVLTGVMALIPGGAPLSFTLVSIYLLASGSHVAGIGLFVWGTVELFIVDKTLRPKLVGGPIKLPFLPTFFGLVGGVKTMGFLGLFIGPVLMALIVAIWREWIHEARNADKGETGPQVLIDEQAPPAIPRIAEG, encoded by the coding sequence GTGGGTGTGTTCGACCGTCAGAAAAGCAATCATGAACCGCGATGGCTCGGCTCGTCGGCGCCGACACGCACACCGCTGATTCCTTCCATCTCGGCGGCACGCTGGCTGCTGGTTCTGATCGTCGCGGCCGGCGTCTACTTCTTTTACGGCTTCCTCGTGCCGGTGTTAGCAGCCTTGGTCATCGGCTTCGCCAGCTGGCCGCTCTACCGCAAGCTTCTTGCCCGCGTCGGCGGCAATACGACGGTCGCCGCGACCATCGCCATCATCATGATCGTCACTTTCCTGGTCATCCCGATCGGGCTTGCGGTCACCTATACCACGGGTGAAGTGCGCACCTGGGTCGCCTGGGCAATCCACGCCAACCGCGCCGGCGCCCCGACACCGGCCTGGATCGTCGCCCTGCCTTGGGCGGGCGCCTATCTCGATGAAGCCTGGACCAAATATATCGGCAGCCCCGGCGCGCTCGGCGAGGTCATCCAGGCGGTCAGCGGCGCCAATATCGGCAATATCTACCGCGCCGTGCTTGCGGCCGGCGGCGGCGCCTTCCATCTCCTGCTGACGCTGCTCTTCATGCTGATCGCGCTGTTCTTCGTCTACCGCGACGGTTTTTCCTTTTCGAAGCAGATCGACATGCTCGGCGAGCGCATCCTGCCGAACCGCTGGGAGCGCATTTCCCGCGTCGTGCCGGCGACGATCAGCTCCACCGTCATGGGCATGACGCTGATTGCGATCGGCGAAGGCATCGTGCTCGGCCTTGCCTATTGGATTGCCGGCGTGCCGTCGCCGGTAACCCTCGGCGTGCTGACGGGCGTGATGGCACTGATCCCGGGTGGTGCGCCGCTCTCCTTCACGCTGGTGTCGATCTATCTCCTGGCAAGCGGCTCGCATGTCGCCGGCATCGGTCTCTTCGTCTGGGGAACGGTGGAGCTCTTCATCGTCGACAAGACGCTGCGGCCGAAGCTCGTCGGCGGCCCGATCAAGCTGCCCTTCCTGCCGACCTTTTTCGGCCTCGTCGGTGGCGTCAAGACGATGGGCTTCCTCGGCCTGTTCATCGGCCCGGTGCTGATGGCGTTGATCGTCGCCATCTGGCGCGAATGGATCCACGAGGCCCGCAATGCCGATAAGGGCGAAACGGGACCGCAGGTTCTCATCGACGAGCAAGCCCCGCCGGCAATCCCCCGTATTGCCGAAGGCTGA
- a CDS encoding iron-sulfur cluster assembly scaffold protein, whose product MDDIYNSKILEFAGNIPLTGTLADADASAQAYSKLCGSKVTIWLKMDGDTVTGFSHDVKACALGQASSSIMARHVVGATSGELRQARQDMLAMLKADGAGPEGRFEDMRYLLPVRDYKARHASTMLTFDAVVDAIGQIEAKRAEVVEA is encoded by the coding sequence ATCTACAACAGCAAGATCCTCGAATTCGCCGGCAATATTCCATTGACCGGCACGTTGGCGGATGCCGATGCGAGCGCCCAGGCCTATTCGAAGCTTTGCGGCTCGAAGGTCACGATCTGGCTGAAAATGGACGGCGATACCGTCACCGGTTTTTCTCATGACGTGAAGGCCTGCGCGCTTGGCCAAGCCTCGTCCTCGATCATGGCGCGCCATGTCGTCGGCGCGACATCGGGCGAATTGCGCCAGGCACGCCAGGACATGCTCGCCATGCTGAAGGCGGATGGAGCCGGGCCCGAGGGACGGTTCGAGGACATGCGTTATCTGCTGCCGGTGCGGGACTACAAGGCCCGCCATGCCTCGACGATGCTGACCTTCGATGCGGTGGTCGATGCGATCGGGCAGATCGAGGCGAAACGGGCTGAGGTTGTCGAGGCGTAA
- the yidD gene encoding membrane protein insertion efficiency factor YidD, with protein sequence MCEFCALQASDEDDGGAAEPERPREKAARTSRNYTGPFRKTPDRLLGMGFIRLYQLTLSGFVGNSCRHIPTCSEYGYESIARHGLWAGGWMTLFRVGRCGPGGTSGLDRVPEILGDKFRWWTPWRYFSLGRKGE encoded by the coding sequence ATGTGCGAGTTCTGCGCCCTGCAGGCCAGCGATGAGGACGACGGCGGCGCCGCCGAACCCGAGAGGCCGCGTGAAAAGGCCGCACGCACTTCCCGCAATTATACCGGTCCGTTCCGCAAGACTCCCGACCGCCTGCTCGGCATGGGGTTCATCCGTCTCTACCAGCTGACGCTTTCCGGCTTTGTCGGCAATTCCTGCCGTCATATCCCGACCTGCTCCGAATATGGCTACGAGTCGATTGCCCGTCACGGCCTGTGGGCCGGCGGCTGGATGACGTTGTTTCGCGTCGGCCGCTGCGGCCCCGGCGGCACCAGCGGCCTCGACCGGGTGCCGGAGATATTGGGCGACAAGTTCCGGTGGTGGACGCCGTGGCGGTATTTCTCCCTGGGACGCAAGGGGGAGTGA
- a CDS encoding DUF1697 domain-containing protein — protein sequence MSMFVALLHSIVLTPDRRVIMEDLRALAKELGYREPRTLVSTGNLVFEADDVRPHELEVALEEGFEEKFGKHVDIIVRSDCTWMALCGTNPFRDGSGDQVIVRVMRLPVDPEKVEALKPLMTEGQRIAIVGGDLWIDFAGKPSQSKLLSALTTKRIGVGTMRNWNTVCGLAQMIM from the coding sequence ATGAGCATGTTCGTCGCGCTTCTGCACAGCATCGTCCTGACGCCCGACCGCCGCGTCATCATGGAAGATCTGCGCGCGCTTGCCAAAGAGCTTGGCTATCGCGAGCCGCGCACGCTGGTTTCCACCGGCAATCTGGTTTTCGAGGCCGACGATGTCAGGCCGCACGAACTCGAGGTCGCGCTGGAAGAGGGGTTCGAAGAGAAATTCGGCAAACATGTCGATATCATCGTGCGCAGCGACTGCACCTGGATGGCGTTGTGCGGCACCAATCCCTTCCGGGACGGCAGCGGCGACCAGGTCATCGTCCGGGTGATGCGCCTGCCGGTCGATCCTGAGAAGGTGGAGGCGCTGAAGCCGCTGATGACGGAGGGGCAGCGCATCGCCATCGTCGGCGGCGACCTCTGGATCGATTTCGCCGGCAAGCCGAGCCAGTCCAAGCTGCTTTCGGCGCTGACGACCAAGCGGATAGGCGTCGGGACGATGCGCAATTGGAATACAGTTTGCGGCCTCGCTCAAATGATTATGTAG
- a CDS encoding DUF2336 domain-containing protein codes for MLGRRVIVEAFLRWIETAKTGDRARAANALGRAYLQSEMTGDERAAAEMAMTFLLDDPSPRVRLALAEAIAWSPDAPRSLVLSLAEDQPEVACHAVTCSPLLSDADLVDLAARGNGATRMLIAARAHVTRPVCAALAEVGDEEELLCLLENDGAAISGQSLKRIAERLGDGCDIRNLLLDRSDLPADARQLLTQHVSNALVGLPLAQAAIGLQRLQRISREATEAAIVSIAGDIAPREIPDLVEHLRLGGRLTPSFLMHALCAGKVDFFAGAIVNLTGCGERRVRSILATGRMHAVRALYESAGLPRDISVIFVEATMLWREAARKAPGSVLGTVCGRLLEKFRHHDGAHGAVGELLDMVEKLAVAEQRQSARVYAALAAA; via the coding sequence GTGCTGGGGCGTCGCGTGATCGTAGAAGCTTTCCTTCGTTGGATCGAAACGGCCAAGACCGGTGACCGGGCCCGGGCCGCAAACGCGCTCGGGCGGGCCTATCTGCAGTCCGAGATGACAGGGGATGAGCGGGCGGCAGCCGAGATGGCGATGACCTTTCTGCTCGACGATCCGTCGCCGCGTGTGCGGCTGGCGCTTGCCGAGGCGATCGCCTGGTCACCCGATGCGCCGCGCAGCCTGGTCCTTTCGCTCGCCGAAGACCAGCCTGAGGTCGCCTGCCATGCGGTGACCTGTTCGCCGCTTTTGAGCGATGCCGATCTCGTCGATCTCGCCGCACGCGGCAATGGCGCCACCCGCATGCTGATCGCGGCGAGGGCGCATGTGACGCGCCCGGTTTGCGCAGCGCTTGCAGAGGTCGGCGACGAGGAAGAGCTGCTCTGCCTGCTCGAAAACGACGGCGCGGCAATCTCCGGCCAATCCCTGAAACGTATCGCCGAGCGGCTCGGCGACGGCTGCGACATCCGCAACCTGCTTCTCGATCGCAGCGATCTTCCTGCCGATGCCCGCCAGCTGCTCACCCAGCATGTCAGCAATGCGCTGGTCGGGCTGCCGCTCGCCCAGGCGGCGATCGGCCTGCAGCGGCTGCAGCGCATCAGCCGCGAGGCGACCGAGGCCGCCATCGTTTCGATCGCCGGCGACATCGCGCCGCGCGAAATCCCCGATCTCGTCGAACATCTGCGCCTCGGCGGCCGGCTGACGCCGTCCTTCCTGATGCATGCGCTCTGCGCCGGCAAGGTGGATTTCTTCGCCGGAGCGATCGTCAATCTGACGGGTTGCGGTGAGCGCCGGGTGCGCTCGATCCTGGCGACCGGGCGCATGCATGCCGTGCGCGCGCTTTACGAGTCCGCCGGTCTGCCCAGGGACATCAGTGTGATCTTCGTCGAGGCGACGATGCTGTGGCGCGAGGCCGCCAGGAAAGCGCCGGGCAGCGTGCTCGGTACCGTCTGTGGCCGGCTTCTCGAAAAATTTCGTCACCACGACGGCGCCCATGGCGCGGTCGGCGAACTGCTCGATATGGTGGAAAAGCTTGCTGTCGCCGAACAGCGGCAATCGGCCCGTGTCTATGCGGCGCTTGCGGCCGCTTAA
- the thrS gene encoding threonine--tRNA ligase — protein MSQAISLTFPDGSVRSFDAGATGRDVAESISKSLAKSAVAIALDGAVQDLSDPVTDGKIEIITRKDGRALELIRHDAAHVMAEAVQELWPGTQVTIGPVIENGFYYDFAKNEPFTPDDLPKIEKKMKEIIARNAPFTKQIWSREKAKEVFAAKGEQYKVELVDAIPAGQDLKIYNQGEWFDLCRGPHMASTGQVGTAFKLMKVAGAYWRGDSNNAMLSRIYGTAWADQADLDNYLHMLAEAEKRDHRKLGREMDLFHFQEEGPGVVFWHGKGWRIFQALVSYMRRRLAVDYEEVNAPQVLDTALWETSGHWGWYQENMFAVKSAHAMTHPEDKEADNRVFALKPMNCPGHVQIFKHGLKSYRELPIRLAEFGLVHRYEPSGALHGLMRVRGFTQDDAHIFCTDEQMAAECLKINDLILSVYEDFGFKEIVVKLSTRPEKRVGSDALWDRAEAVMTDVLKAIEAQSEGRIKTGILPGEGAFYGPKFEYTLKDAIGREWQCGTTQVDFNLPERFGAFYIDSNSEKTQPVMIHRAICGSMERFLGILIENFAGHLPLWVSPLQVVVATITSEADAYGLEVAEALREAGLNVETDFRNEKINYKVREHSVTKVPVIIVCGRKEAEERTVNIRRLGSQDQVSMGLDAAVDSLALEATPPDVRRKAEAKKARAA, from the coding sequence ATGTCCCAAGCTATTTCCCTGACATTTCCCGATGGTTCCGTGCGCAGCTTCGATGCCGGCGCAACCGGCCGGGATGTCGCCGAATCCATTTCCAAATCGCTCGCCAAGAGCGCGGTCGCTATTGCGCTCGACGGCGCCGTGCAGGACCTTTCCGATCCCGTCACCGATGGCAAGATCGAGATCATCACCCGCAAGGACGGCCGAGCGCTGGAGCTCATCCGGCATGATGCCGCGCACGTCATGGCCGAGGCCGTGCAGGAGCTGTGGCCCGGCACGCAGGTGACGATCGGTCCGGTCATCGAAAACGGCTTCTATTACGACTTCGCCAAGAACGAGCCTTTCACGCCCGACGATCTGCCGAAGATCGAAAAGAAGATGAAGGAGATCATTGCCCGCAATGCGCCCTTCACCAAGCAGATCTGGTCGCGCGAGAAAGCCAAGGAAGTCTTTGCCGCCAAGGGCGAGCAGTACAAGGTCGAGCTCGTCGACGCGATCCCGGCTGGCCAGGATCTAAAGATCTACAATCAGGGCGAGTGGTTCGATCTTTGCCGCGGCCCGCACATGGCCTCCACCGGCCAGGTCGGCACGGCCTTCAAGCTGATGAAGGTTGCCGGCGCTTATTGGCGCGGCGACAGCAACAACGCCATGCTGTCACGCATCTACGGCACGGCATGGGCTGACCAGGCCGATCTCGACAACTACCTGCACATGCTGGCGGAAGCCGAAAAGCGCGATCACCGCAAGCTCGGCCGCGAAATGGATCTTTTCCATTTCCAGGAAGAAGGCCCGGGCGTCGTCTTCTGGCATGGCAAGGGCTGGCGCATCTTCCAGGCGCTCGTCTCCTATATGCGTCGCCGACTCGCGGTCGATTACGAAGAAGTCAACGCGCCGCAGGTACTCGACACCGCGCTTTGGGAAACCTCGGGTCACTGGGGCTGGTATCAGGAAAATATGTTCGCCGTGAAATCGGCGCATGCGATGACGCATCCGGAAGATAAGGAAGCCGATAATCGCGTTTTTGCGCTGAAGCCGATGAACTGCCCCGGCCACGTGCAGATCTTCAAGCACGGGCTGAAGTCCTATCGCGAACTGCCGATCCGTCTGGCCGAATTCGGCCTGGTGCATCGCTACGAGCCTTCGGGCGCGCTGCACGGATTGATGCGTGTGCGCGGCTTCACGCAGGACGACGCGCACATCTTCTGCACCGACGAGCAGATGGCCGCCGAATGCCTGAAGATCAACGATCTCATCCTGTCGGTCTATGAAGACTTCGGCTTCAAGGAAATCGTTGTCAAGCTTTCCACTCGGCCGGAAAAGCGCGTCGGTTCCGACGCACTCTGGGATCGCGCCGAAGCCGTCATGACCGACGTGTTGAAAGCGATCGAGGCGCAGTCCGAGGGCCGCATCAAGACCGGCATTCTGCCGGGCGAGGGCGCCTTCTACGGGCCGAAGTTCGAATATACGCTGAAGGACGCGATCGGCCGCGAATGGCAGTGCGGGACGACGCAGGTCGACTTCAACCTGCCTGAGCGATTCGGCGCCTTCTATATCGACAGCAACTCCGAAAAGACGCAGCCGGTGATGATCCATCGCGCCATCTGCGGCTCGATGGAACGCTTCCTCGGTATCCTGATCGAAAACTTCGCCGGCCATCTGCCGCTCTGGGTGTCGCCGCTGCAGGTGGTGGTCGCGACGATCACCTCGGAGGCCGACGCCTACGGGCTTGAAGTGGCCGAGGCGCTGCGCGAGGCCGGTCTCAACGTCGAGACCGATTTCCGCAACGAGAAGATCAACTACAAGGTCCGCGAACACTCGGTCACCAAGGTGCCCGTCATCATCGTCTGCGGCAGGAAGGAAGCCGAGGAGCGCACGGTCAATATCCGCCGCCTCGGCAGCCAGGACCAGGTTTCGATGGGGCTCGACGCCGCCGTCGACAGCCTTGCCCTGGAAGCGACGCCACCAGACGTCCGTCGCAAGGCCGAAGCAAAGAAAGCCAGGGCGGCCTGA